GCATTTGAAAAAGGAAAGAGAAGCGTAGTAAGCGGGCTGATCAACAAAATAATCGCTTCCGGGTCAAGGCTGGTCCCCAGGGCTATTGCGTTGAAAGCGGCCAGGAGGGCATTTGAGGATTAGGTAAGAACATTCTCTCTTATAAAGGATCGACATGTAACCTTAGCGATTGGCCGTCTATAAGGATTGAGACCATCTTAATTTCTTAACTCATTTTCTAGGAAAAACTGAGAAATTTGTGTTAACTGCCAGGCTTTGATAGTTGCCTCTTCTTAAGAGTAGTTTTGCATAACGCCAGGACTCTAAGCGAACTATAAGCAAGGGTTTTCAGGAAACTCTAAGAATGAGAGCTTAATATCTCATCGAGATCCAAATAATGGAGGTATCGAATATGAAGAGAGTATTTTCAGCAATATTAGTGTTTCTTATTATTGGTTCAATGACACTGGCCAGCGGCTTAATGACTGAGGAAGATGGAACTGCATTCATGAGAGAAGAAGAAAAGTTAGCTCACGACGTCTATACCGTACTCTATGAAATATGGGAATTGAATGTCTTCAGTAACATAGCTAGAAGCGAACAGACTCATACAGAAGCAGTTCTTTCTCTGATCGGTGATTCTGGCATGGTAGATCCCGTAGGCGAAAATGAAGTTGGAGTCTTCACTAATTCGAAGCTTCAGGAGCTTTATGATGAACTCATTGAGAGTGGAAGCAAATCTCTTCTGGATGCGGTAAAAGTTGGTCTTCTGATAGAAGAGATAGATATTAAGGACCTGGAAGAGTTGCTTGAGGGAGACATCGACTCGAGAACTGCGACGGTATACGAAAACCTGCTTAGAGGTTCTGAGAACCACCTCAGGGCATTCCTCAGGCAGTATGAGAGACTTGCGGGAAGCTATACGCCTGAAGTACTCGATTCAGAAAGGTTTGACGAGATAGCATCTGGCAGATAGACTGAACAGTAAATAGGATTCATTGGGGCGGACATTCCGCCCTTTCTTTTTGGAATTGGTTATTCTGAGGCCTTTAGAGACTTTTTTCCACTAAGATAATTTCAAGTATTAGACGACTTTCTAACCGACCATTGCTCAGGACTCGTAATGACATACAATCTTATTATCTGAACATAGAGGAGGGGTACAGTGGTCAGGATAGTGACGGACAGCTCATGTGATTTGCCGGTTGAAACGCTAAAGAAGTATGGTATTCCCTTTGCCTCTCTCAACATTTTCGTTGATGATATGACTTTCAAGGAAGATATCGGCATTACTCCAGAGGAGTTCTGCCGATTGATGGGTAAATCACGTGAACTCTCGAAGACATCTCAGCCTTCGCCAGCCGATTTTGCAGGGATTTTTGAGGATATTCAGAA
The sequence above is drawn from the Mesotoga sp. UBA6090 genome and encodes:
- a CDS encoding DUF2202 domain-containing protein, coding for MKRVFSAILVFLIIGSMTLASGLMTEEDGTAFMREEEKLAHDVYTVLYEIWELNVFSNIARSEQTHTEAVLSLIGDSGMVDPVGENEVGVFTNSKLQELYDELIESGSKSLLDAVKVGLLIEEIDIKDLEELLEGDIDSRTATVYENLLRGSENHLRAFLRQYERLAGSYTPEVLDSERFDEIASGR